From one Paramormyrops kingsleyae isolate MSU_618 chromosome 1, PKINGS_0.4, whole genome shotgun sequence genomic stretch:
- the LOC111851216 gene encoding G-protein coupled receptor 22-like, with the protein MHAPPALEEEGTMSNVTVHDNAESIDRSMNVAAPYPLSFQVSLTGFLMLEIVLGLSSNLTVLVLYCMKSNLINSVSNVVTVNLHVLDVLICVGCIPLTIVLILLSLEGNTALVCCFHEASVSFASVATAANVLAITLDRYDISVKPANRVLTMGRAVALLASIWALSFFSFLVPFMEVGFFSQARLDQNQTVATVAHTNQYYTELGLYYHLLAQIPIFFFTVVVMLVTYSKILQALNIRIGTRFHVVQKKKAHKKKTISMTTQPDTTDASQSSTGRNPALGMRTSVSVIIALRRAVRRHRERRERQKRVFRMSLLIISTFLLCWTPITVLNTVILSIGPSNLMVKLRLGFLVMAYGTTIFHPLLYAFTRQKFQKVLKSKMKKRVVSIVEADPLPKNAVIHNSWIDPKRNKKVTFEENEMRQKCLSSEDVE; encoded by the coding sequence ATGCATGCCCCCCCCGCGCTGGAGGAAGAGGGCACCATGAGCAACGTGACCGTCCACGACAACGCCGAGTCCATCGACCGCAGCATGAACGTAGCAGCGCCCTACCCACTAAGCTTCCAGGTCAGCCTGACCGGCTTCCTCATGCTGGAGATCGTCCTGGGCCTGAGCAGCAACCTCACCGTGCTGGTGCTCTACTGCATGAAGTCCAATCTCATCAACTCAGTGAGCAATGTGGTGACGGTGAACTTGCACGTGCTGGACGTGCTCATCTGCGTGGGCTGCATCCCGCTCACCATTGTGCTCATCCTGCTCTCGCTCGAGGGCAACACGGCACTCGTCTGCTGCTTCCACGAGGCCTCCGTCTCCTTCGCCAGCGTCGCCACGGCCGCCAACGTGCTGGCCATCACGCTGGACCGCTACGACATCTCGGTCAAGCCTGCCAACCGTGTGCTGACTATGGGCCGCGCCGTGGCTCTGCTTGCCTCCATCTGGGCCctctccttcttcagcttcctgGTTCCCTTCATGGAGGTGGGCTTCTTCAGCCAGGCGAGACTGGACCAGAACCAGACTGTAGCGACAGTGGCCCACACCAACCAGTACTACACGGAGTTGGGTCTCTACTACCACCTGCTGGCCCAGATCCCCATCTTCTTCTTCACCGTTGTGGTCATGCTAGTGACATACTCCAAGATCCTGCAAGCGCTCAACATCCGAATCGGAACACGCTTCCACGTGGTGCAGAAGAAGAAGGCACACAAGAAGAAGACCATCTCCATGACGACACAGCCAGACACAACAGATGCCTCTCAGAGCAGCACAGGGCGTAACCCTGCGCTGGGCATGCGTACATCTGTCTCAGTCATCATTGCTCTGCGCCGGGCAGTCAGGCGTCACCGGGAACGGCGAGAGAGGCAGAAAAGGGTCTTCCGGATGTCCCTCCTCATCATCTCCACCTTCCTGTTGTGTTGGACGCCCATAACTGTGCTTAACACAGTCATCCTGAGCATAGGCCCCAGTAACCTCATGGTGAAACTCAGGCTAGGCTTCCTGGTCATGGCTTATGGGACGACCATCTTCCACCCACTGCTGTATGCCTTCACGCGCCAGAAGTTTCAGAAGGTGCTCAAAAGCAAAATGAAGAAGAGGGTCGTGTCCATAGTGGAGGCCGACCCCCTGCCCAAAAACGCTGTTATCCACAACTCCTGGATTGACCCAAAGAGGAACAAAAAGGTGACTTTCGAGGAGAATGAAATGAGGCAGAAATGCCTCTCCTCGGAGGACGTTGAGTGA